From Halococcus hamelinensis 100A6, one genomic window encodes:
- a CDS encoding formate/nitrite transporter family protein, which produces MPVNDGSPEDDRDREGSAEAPDEGDPIRESTAHAASGAPNAGWAIGDRFSSEEIFQRVLATADEEVSTGARELFFSGLAAGFAIVLTFVAHAALTAYFPENTLLASLLYPIGFIYIILGRYQLYTENTLPPVALFLARLASLPLMLRVWVIVLVGNVLGAALGVFVLAHTHVLSPPAMAAAAEFTQSGLETGWWDLFFKAVFAGWLVAGVVWLGHAVRDSIARLLLIYVVFYTIVATELYHVVVTAADALFAVFIGDAGLFAVFAEFWLPVLLGNTVGGVVLVALVNYGQTERRRFPEIRQLSTREWLFSWRGGRDRDPIDMEQAGPEND; this is translated from the coding sequence GTGCCGGTGAACGACGGGAGCCCCGAGGACGACCGGGACCGAGAGGGTTCGGCCGAGGCACCCGACGAGGGGGACCCGATCCGCGAGTCGACCGCCCACGCCGCCTCGGGTGCGCCGAACGCAGGCTGGGCGATCGGCGACCGGTTCTCCTCGGAGGAGATCTTCCAGCGCGTGCTCGCCACCGCCGACGAGGAGGTCTCGACCGGCGCGCGCGAACTCTTCTTCAGCGGGCTCGCGGCGGGCTTCGCGATCGTCCTCACCTTCGTCGCCCACGCCGCGCTGACCGCGTACTTCCCCGAGAACACCCTGCTCGCCTCGCTGCTCTACCCCATCGGGTTCATCTACATCATCCTCGGGCGCTATCAGCTCTACACCGAGAACACCCTGCCCCCTGTGGCGCTCTTTCTCGCCCGCCTCGCCAGCCTCCCCCTGATGCTCCGGGTCTGGGTCATCGTCCTCGTCGGCAACGTCCTCGGGGCAGCCCTCGGGGTGTTCGTGCTCGCCCACACCCACGTGCTCTCGCCGCCGGCGATGGCGGCCGCCGCGGAGTTCACCCAGTCGGGCCTCGAAACCGGCTGGTGGGACCTCTTCTTCAAGGCGGTGTTCGCGGGCTGGCTGGTCGCTGGCGTGGTGTGGCTCGGCCACGCCGTCCGGGACTCGATCGCCCGACTGCTCCTGATCTACGTCGTCTTCTACACCATCGTCGCCACCGAACTCTACCACGTCGTCGTCACCGCCGCCGACGCGCTGTTCGCGGTCTTCATCGGCGACGCCGGGCTGTTCGCAGTGTTCGCCGAGTTCTGGCTCCCGGTGTTGCTCGGCAACACCGTCGGCGGGGTCGTGCTCGTGGCGCTGGTGAACTACGGCCAGACCGAACGTCGGCGGTTTCCCGAGATCCGCCAGCTCTCGACCCGCGAGTGGCTGTTCAGCTGGCGGGGCGGTCGCGACCGCGACCCGATCGACATGGAGCAGGCAGGTCCCGAAAACGATTGA
- a CDS encoding inorganic phosphate transporter, which produces MVALGTIAILVVAVLASFFMAWTIGAGSSGSTPFAPAVGARAISVMRAGFLVGILGLLGAVLQGANVADAVGTGLVGGLTLSPTAATVLLLLAAVLVAVGIFTGYPIATAFTVTGAVIGVGLGLGGTPVWPKYIEIGALWVLTPFIGGGVAYATARLLRDERIPERYSIPVLGAVIGLIVANIPFTLLGPDGGASIAVAATRDLSMSSLVGIALVSVVAAVAAAGLLAYDMSSGVESAERRFLLVLGGLVAFSAGGSQVGLAVGPLIAAMEEASLPITLPLVGLLVFGGLGLLTGSWMGAPRMIKAIAQDYSSLGPRRSIAALIPSFAIAQAAVVFGIPVSFNEIIVSAVVGSGYAAGGAGVSGAKMGYTVLAWLGSLALALGLGYGIITVVELL; this is translated from the coding sequence ATGGTTGCGCTCGGCACGATAGCCATCCTCGTCGTCGCGGTGCTCGCGAGCTTCTTCATGGCCTGGACGATCGGTGCGGGTTCGTCGGGGTCGACCCCGTTCGCGCCGGCGGTCGGCGCGCGCGCGATCTCGGTGATGCGGGCGGGCTTTCTGGTGGGCATTCTGGGGTTGCTCGGAGCGGTGCTTCAGGGGGCGAACGTCGCGGACGCGGTCGGCACGGGACTCGTCGGCGGACTCACGCTGTCGCCGACGGCCGCCACGGTCCTCCTGTTGCTCGCGGCGGTCCTCGTGGCGGTCGGGATCTTCACCGGCTACCCGATCGCCACCGCGTTCACGGTGACCGGGGCGGTCATCGGCGTCGGTCTCGGCCTCGGCGGCACCCCGGTCTGGCCGAAGTACATCGAGATCGGCGCGCTCTGGGTGCTCACTCCGTTCATCGGCGGCGGGGTCGCCTACGCCACCGCGCGGCTGCTCCGCGACGAGCGGATCCCCGAGCGCTACAGCATCCCGGTGCTCGGGGCGGTCATCGGCCTCATCGTCGCCAACATCCCCTTCACCCTGCTGGGGCCGGACGGCGGCGCGTCGATCGCGGTCGCGGCCACCCGCGACCTCTCGATGTCGTCGTTGGTCGGTATCGCGCTGGTCTCGGTCGTCGCCGCGGTCGCCGCCGCGGGGCTGCTGGCCTACGACATGTCGAGCGGTGTCGAAAGCGCCGAGCGCCGATTCCTGCTCGTGCTCGGCGGTCTCGTGGCGTTCTCGGCCGGCGGGAGTCAGGTCGGCCTCGCGGTCGGACCGCTGATCGCGGCGATGGAGGAAGCGTCGTTACCGATAACGCTTCCCCTGGTGGGGCTGTTGGTCTTCGGCGGCCTCGGCCTCCTCACGGGGTCGTGGATGGGCGCGCCGCGGATGATCAAGGCGATCGCACAGGACTACTCTTCGCTCGGTCCCCGGCGGTCCATCGCGGCGCTGATCCCCTCGTTCGCGATCGCACAGGCCGCCGTGGTCTTCGGGATCCCGGTCTCGTTCAACGAGATCATCGTGAGCGCCGTCGTGGGCAGCGGCTACGCGGCGGGCGGGGCGGGCGTCAGCGGCGCGAAAATGGGCTATACGGTCCTCGCCTGGCTCGGCTCGCTGGCGCTCGCGCTGGGGCTCGGCTATGGGATCATCACCGTCGTCGAACTGCTCTGA
- the aspS gene encoding aspartate--tRNA(Asn) ligase has protein sequence MNDRTETAAAEPGETVTIAGWAHEIRDLGGIAFLIVRDRTGKIQVKFEKDAMDDDLVETGTEVSRESVVSVTGAVEEEERAPTGVEVVPESVEVLAPAEPGLPLDPSEKVDAELPTRLDNRTLDLRRDEAKAIFEIRAEILRAAREAFRELGGTEITTPKIVATGTEGGTELFPITYFGREAFMNQSPQLFKQLMVGSGLERVFEIGPIFRAEEHNTPRHLNEATSIDFESAFIDHEEAMDACEHVVRSAYEAVAENCESQLETLGYEGFEAPEEAFPRLTYEEAIERINATGELDEQLEWGDDLPTEGERALGADVDGHYFITDWPSEIKPFYIMDHDDGELSTGFDMMAPSMELVSGGQREHRHDHLVEGFEQQGLDPEAFEYYTKMFKYGMPPHAGWAIGAERLVMTMLDLPNIREAVLFPRDRQRLSP, from the coding sequence ATGAACGACCGAACCGAGACGGCGGCGGCGGAGCCGGGCGAGACGGTGACGATCGCTGGCTGGGCCCACGAGATCCGCGACCTGGGCGGGATCGCCTTCCTGATCGTGCGCGACCGCACCGGGAAGATCCAGGTCAAGTTCGAGAAGGACGCGATGGACGACGACCTCGTCGAGACGGGGACCGAGGTGAGCCGCGAGAGCGTCGTCTCGGTCACCGGGGCCGTCGAGGAGGAGGAACGCGCGCCGACGGGCGTCGAGGTGGTGCCCGAGTCGGTGGAGGTCCTCGCCCCTGCCGAGCCGGGACTCCCGCTCGACCCCTCCGAGAAGGTCGACGCCGAACTCCCCACGCGGCTCGACAACCGGACCCTCGACCTCCGGCGCGACGAAGCCAAGGCGATCTTCGAGATCCGCGCCGAGATTCTCAGAGCGGCCCGCGAGGCCTTCCGAGAGCTCGGCGGCACCGAGATCACCACGCCGAAGATCGTCGCCACGGGGACGGAGGGCGGGACCGAACTCTTCCCGATCACCTACTTCGGGCGCGAGGCGTTCATGAACCAGTCCCCACAGTTGTTCAAACAGCTCATGGTCGGGAGCGGGCTTGAGCGCGTCTTCGAGATCGGCCCGATCTTCCGGGCCGAGGAGCACAACACGCCCCGCCACCTCAACGAGGCCACCTCGATCGACTTCGAGTCGGCCTTCATCGACCACGAGGAGGCGATGGACGCCTGCGAGCACGTGGTTCGCTCGGCCTACGAGGCCGTCGCCGAGAACTGTGAGTCACAGTTGGAAACCCTCGGCTACGAGGGGTTCGAAGCCCCCGAGGAGGCGTTCCCCCGTCTGACATACGAAGAAGCCATCGAGCGGATCAACGCCACCGGCGAGCTCGACGAACAGTTGGAGTGGGGCGACGACCTGCCCACCGAGGGCGAGCGCGCGCTCGGCGCGGACGTCGACGGCCACTACTTCATCACCGACTGGCCCTCGGAGATCAAGCCGTTCTACATCATGGACCACGACGACGGCGAGCTCTCGACTGGGTTCGACATGATGGCCCCCTCGATGGAGCTCGTCTCGGGCGGCCAGCGTGAACACCGCCACGACCACCTCGTCGAGGGCTTCGAACAGCAGGGGCTCGACCCCGAGGCCTTCGAGTACTACACCAAGATGTTCAAGTACGGGATGCCGCCCCACGCGGGCTGGGCCATCGGGGCCGAACGCCTCGTGATGACGATGCTCGACCTGCCGAACATCCGTGAGGCGGTTCTGTTCCCGCGGGATCGCCAACGTTTGAGCCCGTAG
- a CDS encoding zinc-binding dehydrogenase, which translates to MPSTAHGRVVSLESPKVVETNSYRLPTPEPGAVLTEVVRANICGSELHIWSGNHPLITDGSLGHEALCRVVELGDGVTTDRAGEPIEVGDYIAPAYFITCGECAYCGRGQFGQCANAYREWSKNPTQHPHFTGTFATHYYVSPDQYFYRVPDGVGDKAAASANCALSQVLFGFDEVGLSHDDTVVVQGAGGLGLNALAVAAESGAETIVIDGVDERLDLARRFGADHTIDMDEYGTVEERAERVRELTDGLGADVAVEVTGVPDAFSEGVELLRKGGRYLEMGNIVPGETTDFDPGKLTRKSIDIVSTMRYDPWYLREALEFLEAHEDDYPFADLLDADFALEDVQEALQASNDRSVTRGSLVPERD; encoded by the coding sequence GTGCCATCCACTGCTCACGGACGCGTCGTCTCCCTCGAATCGCCGAAGGTGGTCGAGACGAATAGTTATAGACTCCCGACGCCGGAACCGGGTGCGGTGCTCACCGAGGTCGTCCGGGCCAACATCTGTGGCTCCGAACTCCACATCTGGTCGGGCAACCACCCGCTCATCACGGACGGAAGCCTCGGCCACGAGGCGCTCTGCCGCGTGGTCGAACTCGGCGACGGCGTGACGACCGACCGTGCCGGGGAACCCATCGAGGTGGGCGACTACATCGCCCCCGCGTACTTCATCACCTGCGGGGAGTGTGCGTACTGTGGCCGGGGCCAGTTCGGCCAGTGTGCGAACGCCTACCGGGAGTGGTCGAAGAACCCGACCCAGCACCCACACTTCACGGGGACGTTCGCGACCCACTACTACGTCAGCCCCGACCAGTACTTCTACCGCGTGCCCGACGGCGTGGGCGACAAGGCCGCCGCGAGCGCGAACTGTGCGCTCTCGCAGGTCCTCTTCGGCTTCGACGAAGTTGGACTGAGTCACGACGACACCGTCGTGGTCCAGGGCGCGGGCGGACTCGGGTTGAACGCGCTCGCCGTCGCGGCCGAGAGCGGTGCCGAGACCATCGTCATCGACGGGGTCGACGAGCGGCTCGACCTGGCGCGGCGGTTCGGTGCCGACCACACCATCGACATGGACGAGTACGGAACCGTCGAGGAACGGGCCGAGCGGGTTCGGGAGCTGACCGACGGGCTCGGTGCGGACGTCGCCGTCGAGGTCACCGGCGTCCCCGACGCGTTCAGCGAGGGGGTCGAGCTGCTCCGAAAGGGCGGGCGCTACCTCGAGATGGGGAACATCGTGCCCGGCGAGACGACCGACTTCGACCCGGGCAAACTCACCCGCAAATCCATCGACATCGTCTCGACGATGCGATACGACCCGTGGTATCTCCGCGAGGCGCTCGAATTCCTGGAAGCCCACGAGGACGACTACCCGTTCGCGGACCTCCTCGACGCCGATTTCGCTCTCGAAGACGTCCAAGAAGCGCTCCAGGCGTCCAACGACCGGAGCGTGACGCGGGGATCGCTGGTTCCCGAACGCGACTGA
- a CDS encoding NAD-binding protein, with translation MVTDVVVVDGGGSIGDALASRIAADGGGVMFLAENEHAVERASDAGVDARTVDVGRAGTFDDDAIERADVALVVSPEDGHNLLVGQFLRLRRVKRVVALVNDPANLDAFAEAGIEPVCVTGTLTGVLDARRREPRAATRERATETSSESHETDEPSRTDDRTRLRSDGGRVEPHE, from the coding sequence ATGGTAACTGACGTGGTGGTGGTCGATGGAGGTGGATCCATCGGGGACGCGCTCGCGTCGCGGATCGCGGCCGACGGCGGTGGAGTGATGTTCCTCGCCGAGAACGAACACGCGGTCGAGCGGGCGAGCGATGCGGGGGTCGACGCCCGGACGGTGGACGTGGGTCGGGCGGGCACGTTCGACGACGACGCGATCGAACGGGCCGACGTCGCGCTGGTGGTCTCTCCCGAGGACGGACACAACCTCCTCGTCGGGCAGTTCCTCCGTCTCAGACGGGTGAAGCGCGTGGTCGCGCTGGTGAACGACCCCGCGAACCTCGACGCGTTCGCGGAGGCCGGGATCGAACCGGTCTGTGTCACGGGCACGCTGACCGGCGTGCTCGACGCGCGTCGGCGCGAGCCACGGGCTGCGACGCGCGAGCGCGCGACCGAGACGTCGAGCGAGTCGCACGAGACGGACGAGCCGTCCCGAACTGACGACCGCACGCGACTCAGGTCCGATGGCGGGCGAGTGGAGCCGCACGAATGA
- a CDS encoding amino acid permease, giving the protein MTKGLERDLGLPSVLAISIGAMIGSGIFILPALAVDIAGPAVVLAYLIAGLLVVPAALSKSEMATAMPESGGTYLFIERGMGPLLGTVAGIGTWFALSFKGALALVGGVPYLLYLFEVPQWITTPLALTLAIILVAVNVLGAKQTGQLQVVIVGVMLVALGWFAIGGLPSVSLTNYEGFFASGTGGILEATGLVFVSYAGVTKVASVAEEIENPGRNVPLGILGSLAFTTVLYILIVFVLLGVTDLDTLGDTSAPMALAADVALGPIGVLAVVVAALLALVSTANAGVLSSSRYPLAMSRDNLAPPSLGEISERFNTPSNSITVTGVVLLLLIAFVPIQDIAKLASAFQILVFVLVNVAIVAFRRGTMPYEPTFHSPLYPWIQVVGVVGGLVLLTQMGTVPLLGSVVITLAGVAWYLGYGRRRVDRDGAAVDAVRREVGRRSVVRTRNAIAPAGGYEAMVAVPETTDPAHERGLIGVATDLARVQDGSVTVVRFDEVADQVPLPAATDPSEGDLAFEERIEALGADFDVPVRAHETVSHDTRHAVANAVTDRDPDVLVLGYRSRGLRDRVFDSDADWVLAHTDCEAVVVDDPENGFTNVETVTVLTDEGPYDPMKVAVADAVAMAHGATVRFEYTVDDRPNDSRQRALADYHEAIAEVCSAPVRTGFVRTDGGKADADADVFVVAAGNRSLVAETDRPVLVVRPRGVTPTGRLQRLLERWLL; this is encoded by the coding sequence ATGACGAAGGGGCTCGAACGCGACCTCGGTCTGCCGTCGGTGCTCGCGATCAGCATCGGCGCGATGATCGGGAGCGGGATCTTCATCCTGCCCGCCCTCGCGGTCGACATCGCCGGGCCGGCCGTCGTGCTCGCGTACCTCATCGCCGGCCTGCTGGTGGTGCCGGCGGCGCTCTCGAAGTCCGAGATGGCGACCGCGATGCCCGAATCCGGCGGGACCTACCTTTTCATCGAGCGCGGGATGGGGCCGCTGCTCGGGACGGTCGCCGGGATCGGGACCTGGTTCGCGCTCTCGTTCAAGGGCGCGCTCGCGCTCGTCGGCGGCGTCCCCTACCTTCTCTACCTCTTCGAGGTCCCCCAGTGGATCACGACGCCGCTCGCGCTGACGCTCGCGATTATCCTCGTCGCCGTCAACGTGCTCGGCGCGAAACAGACCGGCCAGCTCCAGGTCGTCATCGTCGGCGTGATGTTGGTCGCGCTCGGCTGGTTCGCGATCGGCGGGCTGCCGTCGGTCTCGCTCACCAACTACGAGGGCTTCTTCGCCAGCGGGACGGGCGGGATCCTCGAAGCCACAGGACTGGTGTTCGTCTCCTACGCGGGCGTGACGAAGGTCGCGAGCGTCGCCGAGGAGATCGAGAACCCCGGACGGAACGTCCCGCTCGGGATCCTCGGCTCGCTCGCGTTCACCACCGTCCTCTACATCCTGATCGTGTTCGTGCTGCTCGGCGTCACCGACCTCGATACGCTCGGGGACACGAGCGCGCCGATGGCGCTCGCCGCGGACGTCGCGCTCGGGCCGATAGGGGTTCTCGCGGTCGTGGTCGCGGCGCTGCTCGCGCTCGTGAGCACCGCCAACGCGGGTGTGCTCTCGTCGTCGCGCTACCCGCTCGCGATGAGTCGGGACAACCTCGCACCGCCCTCGCTGGGCGAGATCAGCGAGCGGTTCAACACCCCGAGCAACTCGATCACGGTCACGGGGGTCGTCCTGCTCCTCCTGATCGCGTTCGTGCCGATCCAGGACATCGCCAAACTCGCGAGCGCGTTCCAGATCCTCGTCTTCGTGCTGGTGAACGTCGCGATCGTCGCGTTCCGTCGCGGTACCATGCCCTACGAACCCACCTTCCACTCGCCGCTGTACCCGTGGATACAAGTCGTGGGCGTGGTCGGCGGGCTCGTGCTGTTGACCCAGATGGGAACCGTTCCGCTGCTCGGTTCGGTGGTCATCACGCTCGCGGGCGTGGCGTGGTACCTCGGCTACGGCCGCCGTCGCGTCGACCGCGACGGGGCGGCCGTCGACGCCGTGCGCCGCGAGGTCGGTCGCCGGAGCGTCGTGCGCACCCGGAACGCCATCGCGCCGGCCGGGGGCTACGAGGCGATGGTCGCGGTTCCCGAGACGACCGACCCGGCCCACGAGCGGGGGCTGATCGGGGTCGCGACCGACCTCGCGCGCGTGCAGGACGGCTCGGTGACGGTGGTCCGGTTCGACGAGGTGGCCGACCAGGTGCCGCTGCCCGCGGCCACCGATCCCTCGGAGGGGGACCTGGCCTTCGAGGAGCGGATCGAGGCGCTCGGAGCCGATTTCGACGTGCCGGTCCGGGCCCACGAGACCGTGAGCCACGACACCCGTCACGCGGTCGCGAACGCCGTCACCGACCGCGACCCCGACGTGCTGGTGCTCGGCTATCGGTCGCGGGGGCTCCGCGACCGGGTGTTCGACTCTGACGCCGACTGGGTGCTCGCCCACACCGACTGTGAGGCGGTCGTCGTGGACGACCCGGAGAACGGGTTCACGAACGTCGAAACCGTGACCGTGCTCACGGACGAGGGTCCGTACGACCCGATGAAGGTGGCGGTCGCCGACGCGGTCGCGATGGCGCACGGCGCGACGGTCCGCTTCGAGTACACCGTCGACGACCGACCCAACGACTCGCGCCAGCGGGCGCTCGCCGACTACCACGAGGCGATCGCCGAGGTGTGTTCGGCACCGGTTCGGACCGGCTTCGTCCGGACGGACGGCGGGAAAGCCGATGCCGACGCCGACGTGTTCGTGGTCGCGGCCGGAAACCGCTCGCTCGTCGCCGAGACCGACCGACCGGTGCTCGTGGTTCGTCCGCGGGGGGTGACACCCACCGGTCGGCTGCAGCGGCTGCTCGAACGCTGGCTGTTGTAG
- a CDS encoding Lrp/AsnC family transcriptional regulator — translation MPSRELDEMDRYIIYRLQGDARSTSAAQIATDYGVSPSTVRNRIASLEADGVIRGSHLDVDYEVAGYQLFTLIFCTAPIPERERLAREALTVPGVVSARELMTGEENVHVVAVGRDGDDLSRIGRDLSALGLEIVEEELVHNEYTCPLHWFDETSDPAEASDTGAESESE, via the coding sequence ATGCCGTCCCGTGAACTCGACGAGATGGACCGGTACATCATCTATCGCCTCCAGGGCGACGCCCGAAGCACCTCCGCCGCCCAGATCGCCACCGACTACGGCGTCTCGCCGAGCACGGTTCGCAACCGGATCGCGAGCCTCGAAGCCGACGGCGTGATCCGGGGGAGCCACCTCGACGTCGACTACGAGGTGGCCGGCTATCAGCTGTTCACCCTGATCTTCTGTACCGCGCCGATACCCGAACGCGAACGGCTCGCGCGCGAAGCGCTCACGGTTCCGGGAGTCGTCTCGGCGCGCGAACTCATGACCGGCGAGGAGAACGTCCACGTCGTCGCGGTCGGCCGGGACGGCGACGACCTGAGCCGGATCGGCCGGGACCTCTCGGCGCTCGGGCTCGAGATCGTCGAGGAGGAACTCGTCCACAACGAGTACACCTGTCCGCTCCACTGGTTCGACGAGACGAGCGACCCGGCGGAAGCTTCTGATACGGGCGCGGAATCGGAATCGGAGTAA
- a CDS encoding phosphoglycerol geranylgeranyltransferase: MTGPWDEWDHIVKIDPDKDLVDGETYDDVCETGTDAIEIGGTTGITEEKMEAVIDACAAHDVPLYVEPGISATVVHSEELSGYLVPIVFNAGDIAWMTGAHKEWVRMDSDIDWDRTGTEAYIVLNPESSVAEYTQANCDLDAEEVAAYATVAERMFGQEIIYIEYSGTFGDPEIVASAADALDSATLFYGGGVHDYETAHEMGTHADTVIVGDLVHDAGCDAVRETVRGANDAS, translated from the coding sequence ATGACTGGGCCGTGGGACGAGTGGGACCACATCGTGAAGATCGACCCCGACAAGGACCTCGTCGACGGCGAGACTTACGACGACGTCTGTGAGACCGGCACCGACGCCATCGAGATCGGCGGCACGACCGGTATCACCGAGGAGAAGATGGAGGCGGTGATCGACGCGTGCGCCGCCCACGACGTCCCGCTGTACGTCGAACCCGGGATCTCGGCGACCGTCGTCCACTCCGAGGAGCTCTCGGGCTATCTCGTTCCCATCGTGTTCAACGCCGGCGACATCGCGTGGATGACCGGCGCGCACAAGGAGTGGGTCCGGATGGACTCGGACATCGACTGGGACCGAACCGGGACCGAGGCGTACATCGTGCTCAACCCCGAGTCCTCGGTGGCGGAGTACACCCAGGCGAACTGCGACCTCGACGCCGAGGAGGTCGCGGCCTACGCCACGGTCGCCGAACGGATGTTCGGCCAGGAGATAATCTACATCGAGTACTCGGGCACCTTCGGGGACCCCGAGATCGTCGCGAGCGCGGCCGACGCGCTGGATTCGGCCACCCTGTTCTACGGCGGCGGCGTCCACGACTACGAGACGGCCCACGAGATGGGGACCCACGCCGACACCGTGATCGTGGGCGACCTCGTCCACGACGCGGGCTGTGATGCGGTTCGGGAGACGGTTCGGGGCGCGAACGACGCGTCGTAG